Genomic segment of Anopheles darlingi chromosome X, idAnoDarlMG_H_01, whole genome shotgun sequence:
CCGTACACTACTCTCGCTGGGTCGCCGAGCCAAGCCTTTTGGGTTGGCGCTCGGTCTTGGTTTCGGTCCAGCCGGGCTGATTAGTGTCATTTAGAGCAATTCGTTGAGCACCAAAacacgcaagcacacacaagcacacacaaacacacacacacatactagcaGGTGGCGCGCATGGATTCGGCGGCGGAATCATTATCCCGCCTGTGAGCTGCGtgaccgttcgttcgctggaagGACAAAGCCCGTCGGTCcgttttgccctttttttgagGGTGCTACTGCCGCTTGCCACTCGCTTGGTCGCATTGATTTGCATGTTTGACTTCCCTTTCCTGACCCAACCCCCTCTCCACCCTTAACcgggaaaactttaaaactcTTCCAGCGAGCGCGATAACCATGGAAATGGACGTGTTCCGGGCGGGGACGGGGGGCGCGCGCTCCCTCTGGTGTTTGGAACGGAGCAAGAATGAAAGAACACAGAGTTGTTTATTAATCGGCGGCGTAAAAATCACTTCTCAGCAGCTAAACACCATGGTGGGGCATATGTTTTCGgttctgctactgcttctgctgctgctgctgttgttgttgttgtgcagaaAAATATTCTGCTGCCTGCTGGCCGTCCAAGAGTCGGCAGCGGTCGTGGCGAATTAAGCAACTAAACCGGCGACACAACACCACAACTTTGCTCCGATGATGAACAGCATGACTGGGCCAAACCCCCGGTGAGGTCTAGGTCTCCTTTTCAATCTTATAAAGTTCCCTTCTGTGGTGCGGGCCTAGaggcctgtgcgtgtgtgtggtctatTGTGGAGATGGTGGATTGCATTGCATGGAGGGACAACAAAGGGAGGTTCGGGCTGagggaagcgagcgagcgcgagcgcgcgagctgTACATAGCAGCGAGTCACCTCGAGTTTGTTACGAGGAGTGACGTTGCCAGGACAATATAGATTTCACTGTCTCAGGGTCGAAGCGGTGTTCGAGAGGTGTActgactactactacttttgGCTCATTGagaggggggttggggagagggggaacgCGCACACGAGGATAGGATATtccgtgcgcgcgcacacacacacactatgcGATTTACGGTATGATCCTAGAAAGTTTTGAAACTCGTAAGCGTAAGCGagtttggttggtggtgagcggtagagagagagagagagagagagagagagagagagagagagagaggggcgcAGCAGGTTAAGCATCACTCATGCACACTAATCCGTGGCCGTGTGATAAGACCTCCATTTTTTGGTTGATTGGAACTGATGTACCCAGTAGTAGGGCCAGCGTCGGTTGAGTTTGATTGCTATAAACCTTCACTTTATTATTGAGTCCGAATACACCTCTTTTGCACCTTGGCACACCAGACTGGAGAGacccagtgtgtgtttgtgtgctggaGTGTCCGATTGCTGGCGCCGTTTCCTAATCCTTTTTCACGCTCGCCTTGATGAGCGACAGGTTGTTCTTCTGGAAGCACTGGAAACCACGGAACGCCCAGTGGCACACGTTACCGTCCGTGTTGCTGCCGGCGCACTTGACGATTTCGGCGCGCACCTCGTCCGCATCGCGGCCATGGGCCAGCTGCACCACCAGGTTGTCCACGATCGGGCCGGTCGCGTCGTCGAACAGCTGCATCTTGTTGAAGATGCACTTGATGTAGCACTGGGTCGTGTCGTCCTCCGGGAAGTTCCACGATTTGTACTTCTCCACCAGCTCGTCCGACACACCGAGCGACTTGACGCACTCGGCCCGGTAGCTCAGCAGATCCTCACGCGTCTGCACCACGAACTCGCCACTAGCCTACAAAGTGCAGTGCAGGAGATCGTCGGTTTGTTAGGGTGTTCAGGGAGGTAATGACGGCCGTTTCAGGTCCGTCTTATAGGGGGGTAAGAACCTTTTTCTTACCACTGCGAGTGTGAGGGCGAGAATTGCGACAAACAGCTGCATGATGCTCAGGATTTGGGGTGCTTCGTCTTACTGACTCTGACTGGCTACTGGCTCGGCCGTCAACTGCGAATTGGTGCTGACTGACCGGCCATGCATCGGCTTTTATAGAGCACCACTCGCTCCACCACCGTGAACcaccttccctcctccccctccctcccccccggaggACCGGACCAAGATGATTTACTTGGTCCCGTTTATTTATTGCTTGATAACCCCCCGGCGCTCATCGTCTCATCTTCGAGTGGGGCGCCCTCGCTATCCTTTCACATACACCCTCAGATCAGGCCAGCATCCTCCCTCAGAACGCTAGCTCTTTGGATTGAGCGACACCGCCGAGTTGATTTGATTATGCTGCCGGAGCGAGAGGCTAAATTGAGGTTGATCCTCTGCGCGATTTCGGTACATGAACGGCCGCTCCTCCTATTGTAGACATTGATATGAGGTCTGACCATCGTTACCGTTACGGTGGTCCGATAATCAGCTGATCCCAGCGGAGAGCGGGGGATGGAGCAGCACCGGTCACAgaccgttggttggtgataATTCTTTCGCTTTACCGCTTTCTTGCTTTCTTCCTTTGTTATAACTGAAGCAgcaagctgctgttgctgctattactATGGTGCGGCTGATTACAAGTGTCTTGTAGCAACAATCGGATCATTTCCCATTTTGTACCGTATcgtcagcagcggcagcagcagcagcagcagcagcagcagcggggcaTTCAATCTATACAGCAAACGTTTCTTCTGTCGCTGTTCTGTGCCTGTTTGCTTAAATTTGTTCACTTGGCCGGTCATAGATTGTACTCTCCTGAGGGGTCGATGAATCGAAAAGACGACTAAACCATCAATTGAAGCCCCCACCATCTTCTGGTGGCTGGTATtattcgttctctctctctctctctctctctctctctctctctctctctctctctctctctctcttcctctctcgcgcTTTCGGACCCTATCACCCGAACTAATTATGCCCAGTAGTTCACAATGCTCAAAACTCTCCATAGTGTCTCCTCTCCATAGATATCTCCGTTGTGAGGACCGTTCGCTGATCATGCGCAGTCGGCTGCAGGTGGACAATGGGGAGCGACATATATCGATTGCATACCCCCCAAAAGGGGGGATCCAGCTTCGGGCCACCAGAACCACAGGGAAACATAAACACCAGTGTGTACCACCAGTGCACGTCTGAACCACGTAGCGCAGGGAGGAGGCTTTTGCCTGCaagacgtcgtcgttgtcgttgtcgccgtcgatCGTCGCAAAGACAGCTGTCGATATTGTTCTACAATCAAATCAAGAGGCAGATTTGTGCCCGCAACACGTACGTACGTTCAcctccccggtggtggtggtggtggtggtgctggtggagtgaTTCATCGAAGGCAAAGGTACGCGTTTCAGATCAGCATTAttgtgaagcagcagcagcaagtcaaCTGTCAGGGACCGATGATAAAGGCGCAGCGTTCTGTATCTGTTTACGATACGGTTCGTACTCGTACAAGTGAGGcgtaaagattttttttttacatatatcAGGACGCCGTATTTTATAAAGACGTAAAGATGGAGTCTCTGGAACCGGGAGAGAGCAATAGCATAATATTGCCAATCTCGTAATagcctcgtcgtcgccgacaaTATAGCGACAATTCGGTTCTAACGAGGGGAAGGAATATCATCGGTCATCCGTTGTGTAATCATATCGGGCGCCCTCAGGAGTTAGCACTGTGGAGAGCAGGTGCGTCGGTTGGTACGACGCTCCAAAAACCGCTTGAGTCTCGAGTTGTCGACTCTCGAAATAGGGAGGAAGGAGGCGAGGAGAAAGCGAACATCTTTGCTATACTGCCAGTCCGCCAGTTAGTTTCCaaactttcctttttttctgcgaaTCTCTATCCaattgtatgtgtatgtgtgtgtatgtgtcacaGTGTCACTGCGCATGTGTGCGATGCATTTGTGCGGAGATGGATTGAACATGGAAAACTAATTTTCACCCAAACCGAAAAGGCGCGgaagtagaaggaggaggaggaggcgtagcaggaggagtagaaggacGATAAACAGTAGAACAGTAGGGTCCGTTGTAATCGAGCCGTTGGCCATCCCTCGCACACAGGTAAACCATGGCGTGCCCGTTTGCGAAGCATGCTTCCAGCGAAACGTTCCAGCGGCAGCCGTCGATTGCTGAAGCACCGAACTGGAACCTGGACGAGGATCTGAGCGAGCAGGCAGGTGATGCGCTCACGCTGACGCACCTAAACGCCGCTATACAGTTGCTGACGGCGCCATCGGTGAGTGAGTAAGGACTTGCATTGGTCCATTTTTGGGTGACTCGTCGTTTCCCGAAAAACCCAAAGCCACGGCAAGGTCTTCTAAGTCTTCTACATTATGCCACCGTCTCCactttaattatttttctctctctctctctctctctctctctctctctctctctctctctctctctttatctttctttctctctttctagaaCGAAAATGTGCACGAGGCA
This window contains:
- the LOC125960085 gene encoding general odorant-binding protein 99a-like, with the translated sequence MQLFVAILALTLAVASGEFVVQTREDLLSYRAECVKSLGVSDELVEKYKSWNFPEDDTTQCYIKCIFNKMQLFDDATGPIVDNLVVQLAHGRDADEVRAEIVKCAGSNTDGNVCHWAFRGFQCFQKNNLSLIKASVKKD
- the LOC125960101 gene encoding head-specific guanylate cyclase-like, translated to MACPFAKHASSETFQRQPSIAEAPNWNLDEDLSEQAGDALTLTHLNAAIQLLTAPSNENVHEALRSLINKYSNRWPALSKM